A single region of the Yersinia entomophaga genome encodes:
- a CDS encoding YhcH/YjgK/YiaL family protein: MILDELKSAANNPLYPAVIRRTLTRLCQMDLAALPAGELDLEGREIYLNHIIGQTKPLAQQLPELHRYYIDLHILLEGSEVIGAAQGTQGQRPTMDFDCEKDYGLFEGITQETLLTLTPGDVVMLFPGELHRPMGTLSEPAPLRKLVIKVANHLL; encoded by the coding sequence ATGATATTGGATGAACTGAAGAGTGCCGCCAATAACCCGCTTTATCCGGCGGTTATTCGCCGCACGCTGACCCGCCTCTGCCAGATGGATTTAGCGGCTCTACCCGCTGGGGAATTGGATCTGGAAGGCCGCGAAATCTATCTCAATCATATTATCGGTCAGACTAAGCCCCTGGCTCAGCAACTGCCTGAATTGCACCGTTATTACATTGATTTGCATATTCTGCTGGAAGGAAGCGAAGTGATTGGGGCGGCGCAGGGTACGCAAGGGCAGCGCCCTACTATGGATTTTGATTGCGAGAAAGATTACGGCCTGTTCGAAGGTATCACGCAAGAAACCCTGCTGACGCTGACACCCGGCGATGTGGTGATGCTATTCCCAGGAGAACTTCACCGCCCGATGGGAACCTTAAGCGAACCGGCACCAC
- a CDS encoding gluconokinase: MTGKCIIVMGVAGTGKSCVGQALALRLNAKFIDGDDLHPRANIQKMASGQPLNDQDRAPWLERLSDVAYSLQQKNETGFLVCSSLKKQYRDRLRAGNQDIQFLWLTGDYSLVLARMRQRAGHFMPESLLQSQFATLEAPDATERDIIKIDITPPLAGVVQNCITALEQADTAHCHA, from the coding sequence ATGACAGGCAAATGCATTATTGTTATGGGCGTTGCAGGAACCGGTAAATCCTGCGTCGGTCAGGCGCTGGCCTTACGGCTGAATGCCAAATTCATCGATGGTGACGATTTACACCCACGCGCCAATATCCAGAAAATGGCCTCGGGCCAGCCGCTCAACGATCAGGATCGCGCTCCCTGGCTAGAACGTTTGAGTGACGTGGCTTACAGCCTGCAACAGAAAAATGAAACCGGTTTTTTAGTCTGTTCCTCTCTGAAAAAGCAGTATCGTGACCGACTACGCGCTGGCAATCAGGATATTCAATTTCTATGGTTAACCGGCGATTATTCGCTGGTGCTGGCCAGAATGCGGCAGCGCGCCGGACATTTTATGCCGGAAAGTCTATTACAGAGCCAGTTTGCCACTCTGGAAGCCCCAGACGCCACGGAGCGGGACATCATCAAAATTGATATCACCCCGCCGTTGGCTGGCGTCGTGCAAAACTGCATCACAGCATTAGAGCAGGCCGACACCGCCCACTGCCACGCCTGA
- the idnO gene encoding gluconate 5-dehydrogenase yields MKNLFSLENRKVLITGSAQGIGFLLAKGLAEFGAEIIINDITTERAESAVAQLRDAGFIAHAAAFNVTDHDAVNQAIEQIENQIGAIDILINNAGIQRRHAFTEFPEKDWDDVIAVNQKSVFLVSQAVSRYMVKRQSGKIINICSMQSELGRDTITPYAASKGAVKMLTRGMCVELARHNIQVNGIAPGYFKTDMTKALVEDKAFTDWLCKRTPAARWGNPEELIGAAVYLSSKASDFVNGHLLFIDGGMLVAV; encoded by the coding sequence ATGAAAAACTTATTCTCATTGGAAAATCGTAAGGTGTTAATCACCGGTTCCGCCCAAGGCATTGGTTTTTTATTAGCTAAAGGGTTAGCCGAATTTGGTGCTGAGATAATTATTAACGATATTACTACGGAGCGCGCTGAAAGCGCCGTGGCGCAGCTGCGTGACGCCGGTTTCATTGCCCACGCCGCAGCCTTTAACGTCACCGACCACGATGCGGTGAATCAGGCCATTGAGCAAATAGAAAATCAGATAGGTGCTATCGATATATTAATTAATAATGCCGGAATTCAACGCCGTCATGCTTTTACCGAATTTCCGGAAAAAGACTGGGATGACGTCATTGCGGTCAACCAAAAATCAGTATTTCTGGTTTCTCAGGCCGTTTCTCGTTATATGGTCAAACGCCAAAGCGGAAAAATCATTAATATTTGCTCAATGCAAAGTGAATTAGGCCGCGACACTATTACGCCTTACGCAGCGTCTAAAGGCGCAGTGAAAATGCTGACCCGCGGCATGTGCGTGGAGTTGGCTCGTCATAATATTCAGGTGAATGGCATTGCTCCGGGATATTTCAAAACCGATATGACTAAAGCCTTGGTGGAAGACAAAGCCTTTACCGACTGGCTGTGTAAACGCACTCCTGCCGCCCGTTGGGGAAATCCGGAAGAACTAATTGGCGCGGCGGTTTACCTGTCGTCCAAAGCCTCCGATTTCGTCAACGGTCATTTACTTTTCATCGACGGCGGTATGCTGGTCGCGGTTTAA
- a CDS encoding substrate-binding domain-containing protein yields the protein MKNQRVTLQDIALLAGVTKMTVSRYLRTPKKVAPETAARIAQVMVEVNYADGHEGEGRANQHNPRIGILVPSFNNQIFSDLLAGIESVTAGNSYQTLVVNYNYNKDREEEQIINLLSCQISGLILTDSEHTLRADKYLNAAEIPIAQVMDLEPQPNRITVGFNNYQAAYDMTSTLIASGKQHIVWFGSMSDVRDRKRYQGYSQAMEDAQLSPLHITPNKVSSVSIGSGMLALARQMYPQMDAIFCTNDDMAVGVLQECLKLGIAIPAEMAISGFHGLDIGQATTPVLASVTTPRYEMGKVAAEILIKKIKSIPTIEQVDLHYRISLGGTI from the coding sequence ATGAAAAATCAGCGTGTTACGTTACAAGACATTGCGTTACTGGCAGGAGTGACGAAAATGACCGTTAGCCGTTACCTGCGCACGCCGAAAAAGGTCGCGCCTGAGACCGCTGCCCGCATTGCGCAGGTCATGGTTGAAGTGAACTATGCCGATGGTCATGAAGGCGAGGGGCGCGCTAACCAGCATAATCCTCGCATCGGTATTTTGGTACCTTCCTTTAATAACCAGATTTTTTCCGATTTACTGGCGGGTATTGAATCTGTCACCGCCGGAAATAGCTATCAAACGTTGGTGGTTAACTATAACTATAATAAAGATCGTGAAGAAGAACAGATCATCAACCTGCTTTCCTGCCAGATATCCGGCCTGATTTTGACTGATTCTGAACATACTTTACGTGCAGATAAATATTTGAATGCTGCTGAAATTCCTATTGCGCAGGTGATGGATTTAGAGCCTCAACCTAATCGAATTACAGTTGGTTTTAATAATTATCAGGCCGCCTATGATATGACTTCCACGCTCATTGCCAGTGGTAAACAGCATATTGTCTGGTTTGGTTCGATGTCGGATGTACGTGATCGTAAACGTTATCAGGGATACAGCCAGGCGATGGAAGACGCGCAGCTATCACCTTTGCATATCACTCCTAACAAAGTGTCATCGGTATCTATAGGTTCTGGCATGTTGGCATTGGCGCGACAAATGTATCCGCAGATGGATGCGATCTTTTGTACTAACGATGATATGGCGGTTGGCGTGTTACAGGAATGCCTGAAGCTGGGTATCGCGATACCGGCTGAAATGGCGATTTCCGGCTTTCACGGGTTGGATATTGGTCAGGCAACTACGCCCGTTTTGGCCAGCGTGACTACTCCGCGCTATGAAATGGGTAAAGTAGCCGCAGAAATCTTAATCAAGAAAATCAAAAGTATTCCTACTATCGAACAGGTGGATCTTCATTATCGCATTTCTCTGGGTGGGACTATTTGA
- a CDS encoding 2-hydroxyacid dehydrogenase yields MKKNQPAVLIIAPVMDYLTDKLDANFTVHKLYLLDDAASFLREQGGNIKGVVTRGDIGISNEVMAQLINLEIISIFGVGTDAVDLEYTRERNIIVTNTPGVLTDDVADTALGLIITTCRRFCQADKFLRAGQWPKSSLPLSTKVTGKRLGIFGMGRIGRAIARRAAGFDMQIAYTDNTHDRELPYQFVPDLIDLARQSDILVIAISGGKDSGGLIDAKVFAAMPEHAILINIARGNMVNQDDLIAALQQKTIGGAGLDVFANEPHVPQALIELENVVLLPHIASATVETRMQMSDMVFSNISAYFSEQPVPTAIKYSLV; encoded by the coding sequence ATGAAAAAAAACCAACCGGCCGTGCTGATTATTGCTCCAGTAATGGATTATCTGACCGATAAACTGGACGCTAACTTTACCGTTCATAAACTGTATCTATTGGATGATGCCGCCAGTTTTCTGCGTGAACAGGGAGGGAATATCAAAGGTGTGGTAACCCGCGGTGATATTGGAATAAGCAATGAAGTTATGGCGCAACTGATTAATTTAGAGATTATCTCAATCTTTGGCGTCGGTACTGATGCCGTCGATTTGGAATATACTCGCGAGCGAAATATTATTGTGACCAATACGCCGGGCGTGCTGACTGATGACGTCGCAGACACCGCTTTGGGGCTGATTATCACCACCTGCCGCCGTTTCTGTCAGGCCGATAAATTCCTGCGTGCTGGGCAGTGGCCGAAAAGCAGTTTGCCGCTGTCGACAAAAGTAACCGGCAAGCGCCTGGGGATTTTTGGCATGGGACGCATAGGCCGCGCTATTGCGCGCCGTGCCGCCGGTTTCGACATGCAAATTGCCTATACCGATAATACTCACGATCGTGAATTGCCTTATCAGTTTGTGCCCGACCTGATCGATTTAGCGCGTCAAAGCGATATTTTGGTGATTGCCATTTCCGGAGGGAAAGACAGCGGCGGTCTGATTGATGCCAAAGTGTTTGCCGCCATGCCGGAACATGCCATTCTGATTAATATTGCCCGTGGCAATATGGTGAATCAGGATGATCTGATTGCGGCGCTACAGCAAAAAACTATCGGCGGAGCCGGATTGGATGTGTTCGCTAACGAACCTCATGTGCCGCAGGCATTAATCGAGTTGGAAAACGTGGTGCTATTGCCACATATTGCCAGCGCCACCGTTGAAACGCGTATGCAAATGAGCGACATGGTATTTTCTAATATCTCTGCTTATTTCTCTGAGCAACCGGTACCGACGGCGATTAAGTATTCATTAGTTTGA
- a CDS encoding MFS transporter, with translation MDSKIPNARWFRIIVPIMIACIISFMDRVNISFALPGGMESDLGITSQMAGLAGGIFFIGYLFLQVPGGRIAVHGSGRKFIAYSLCAWAVVSILTGFVTNHYQLLFLRFVLGVSEGGMLPVVLTMVSNWFPEREIGRANAFVMMFAPIGGMFTAPLSGYIINILDWRWLFILEGTLSAIVLVMWWFVISDRPEEAKWLSEKERDYLVTELARERAEKMHNKLVTHAPLKAVFQNKGLMKLVALNFFYQTGDYGYTLWLPTILKNLTGGNMASVGVLAILPFIATTLGIYAISYLSDKTGKRRLFIMLSLFCFAAGLITSVIFRHNVMVSYLSLVFCGFFLKAATSPFWSIPGRIAIPEVAGGARGVINGLGNLGGFCGPYLVGVVMFFYGQSAAVCMLAGSLVIAGLITLSLPKDCDLNVAPKEKKPVDSALAKVKTV, from the coding sequence ATGGACAGTAAGATTCCTAATGCCCGTTGGTTCCGCATTATTGTTCCCATCATGATTGCCTGTATTATTTCCTTTATGGACCGGGTTAATATCAGCTTCGCATTACCCGGTGGAATGGAAAGCGATCTGGGTATTACCAGCCAGATGGCTGGTTTAGCCGGCGGCATCTTCTTTATTGGTTATTTATTTCTGCAAGTCCCTGGAGGGCGTATTGCGGTACACGGCAGCGGGCGTAAATTTATCGCTTATTCCCTGTGCGCCTGGGCGGTCGTATCCATTCTGACCGGATTTGTGACCAATCATTATCAGTTATTATTCCTACGCTTTGTTCTGGGCGTCTCTGAAGGCGGCATGTTGCCAGTGGTACTGACCATGGTGAGTAATTGGTTTCCCGAGCGTGAAATTGGCCGAGCTAACGCTTTTGTGATGATGTTTGCACCTATCGGCGGCATGTTCACCGCGCCGCTTTCTGGCTATATCATTAATATATTGGACTGGCGCTGGTTATTTATTCTGGAAGGCACGCTATCCGCTATTGTATTAGTGATGTGGTGGTTTGTGATTAGCGATCGCCCGGAAGAGGCTAAGTGGCTCTCTGAAAAAGAGCGCGATTATCTGGTGACTGAATTAGCCCGTGAACGCGCCGAAAAGATGCATAATAAACTGGTCACCCATGCGCCGCTGAAAGCCGTATTTCAGAATAAAGGTCTAATGAAACTGGTGGCACTTAATTTCTTTTACCAAACCGGTGATTATGGTTATACCCTGTGGTTACCTACCATATTAAAAAATCTGACCGGTGGAAATATGGCGTCGGTTGGCGTATTAGCCATATTGCCTTTTATTGCGACAACTTTAGGTATTTACGCTATTTCCTATCTATCGGATAAAACCGGTAAGCGCCGTTTGTTTATTATGCTTTCCCTGTTCTGTTTTGCCGCTGGATTAATCACGTCGGTCATATTCCGCCATAACGTGATGGTGTCCTATCTGTCCCTGGTGTTCTGCGGTTTCTTCCTTAAAGCCGCGACCAGCCCGTTCTGGTCTATCCCCGGCCGAATTGCTATTCCGGAAGTGGCCGGTGGGGCGCGTGGAGTGATTAATGGTTTAGGTAATTTGGGGGGATTCTGCGGCCCGTATCTGGTGGGCGTCGTGATGTTTTTCTACGGTCAAAGCGCGGCGGTTTGCATGCTGGCGGGGTCGCTGGTCATTGCCGGTTTGATTACGCTATCCCTGCCAAAAGACTGCGATTTGAATGTGGCTCCCAAGGAAAAAAAACCTGTCGATAGCGCGTTAGCTAAAGTGAAAACCGTTTGA
- a CDS encoding heme-degrading domain-containing protein has translation MNLSQQIALCQQHLQVLQFSHFNHQLAWSLGESIRQRAERQHLALAIEINVNHQCIFSYAMAGTTPENQDWLRRKRNVVELLNISSYEAGLMLQQRQTTLSERYGVNPRDYAALGGGFPLQIRQSGVIGSINVSGAPHLDDHEFLLLTLSEFIGLPAGSVESLRELDNTL, from the coding sequence ATGAACTTATCCCAACAAATTGCCTTATGTCAGCAACACTTACAGGTACTGCAGTTTTCCCATTTCAACCATCAGCTAGCCTGGTCGCTAGGCGAAAGCATCAGGCAACGCGCCGAGCGGCAACATCTTGCGCTGGCGATAGAAATCAATGTGAATCATCAGTGTATTTTCAGTTATGCCATGGCAGGAACCACGCCGGAAAATCAGGACTGGCTGCGCCGGAAACGGAATGTGGTGGAGTTACTGAATATCAGCTCTTACGAGGCCGGGCTGATGTTGCAACAGCGGCAAACCACGCTTAGCGAGCGCTACGGCGTTAATCCACGGGATTATGCCGCACTGGGTGGTGGTTTTCCCTTGCAGATTAGGCAATCGGGCGTGATTGGCAGCATCAATGTATCGGGCGCCCCGCATCTGGATGATCATGAGTTCCTCCTGCTGACGCTATCTGAGTTTATCGGTTTGCCTGCGGGCAGCGTGGAATCCCTCCGCGAGCTGGACAATACGCTATGA
- the edd gene encoding phosphogluconate dehydratase, with protein MNPTVERVTQRIAARSLATRSAYLQRIAAAKECRVRRSLLGCGNLAHGFAACQPEDKTALKNQLSSDIAIITSYNDMLSAHQPYADYPSQIKAALHQVGAVGQVAGGVPAMCDGVTQGQDGMELSLMSRDVIAMSAAVGLSHNMFDGALYLGVCDKIVPGLLMAALSFGHLPAIFVPAGPMGSGLPNKEKVRIRQLYAEGKTDRQALLEVEAASYHGAGTCTFYGTANSNQMVMEVMGLHLPGASFIQPDDPLREALTAAAARQITRLTEVSGQYLPLGKLVDEKVIVNGIVALLATGGSTNHTLHLVAMARAAGIIINWDDFSDLSNCIPQLCRIYPNGPADINHFQAAGGVALLVRELLQGGLLHPDVETVAGFGLRRYTQEPYLSAGELFWREGVAKSLDRAVIADLLQPFAIHGGTKVMSGNLGRGVMKTSAVPAEYQVIEGPALVFDSQHQVQPAFDAGLLNQDCVVVVRYQGPKAVGMPELHKLMPPLGVLLDRGFKVALVTDGRLSGASGKVPAAIHVTPEAYCGGLLAKIRSGDRVRVNGHTGELTLLVDESELERRQPEEPDLSRFHLGCGRELFGALRESLSGAEQGACCIRF; from the coding sequence ATAAATCCAACGGTGGAACGAGTTACTCAGCGAATTGCCGCTCGCTCTCTGGCTACCCGAAGCGCCTATTTGCAGCGCATAGCGGCGGCAAAGGAGTGCCGAGTACGCCGTTCTCTGCTGGGCTGTGGCAATCTGGCTCACGGTTTTGCAGCCTGCCAGCCGGAGGATAAAACTGCGCTAAAAAATCAGCTAAGCAGCGATATCGCCATTATTACGTCTTATAACGATATGTTGTCCGCCCATCAACCTTATGCCGATTACCCGAGTCAGATCAAAGCTGCTTTGCATCAGGTGGGTGCGGTGGGGCAGGTGGCGGGTGGCGTACCGGCGATGTGTGATGGCGTCACTCAAGGGCAGGATGGCATGGAGCTTTCCCTGATGAGCCGGGATGTGATTGCCATGTCTGCTGCCGTGGGGCTTTCTCACAATATGTTCGATGGCGCACTGTATCTGGGGGTGTGCGATAAAATTGTGCCTGGTCTGCTGATGGCGGCGTTGTCTTTTGGTCATCTGCCAGCGATTTTTGTCCCGGCGGGGCCGATGGGAAGCGGTTTACCGAATAAAGAGAAAGTGCGTATTCGCCAGCTCTACGCCGAGGGGAAAACGGATAGACAGGCTCTGTTGGAAGTTGAGGCGGCGTCTTATCACGGTGCCGGTACCTGTACCTTTTATGGTACTGCTAATTCCAATCAGATGGTGATGGAGGTTATGGGGCTGCATTTGCCTGGGGCGTCTTTTATCCAGCCGGACGATCCTTTGCGCGAAGCCTTGACCGCAGCGGCGGCACGGCAAATTACGCGACTAACCGAAGTCAGCGGGCAGTATTTACCATTGGGAAAATTGGTGGATGAAAAGGTTATCGTCAACGGCATTGTGGCTTTGTTAGCGACCGGCGGGTCGACAAACCACACCTTGCATTTGGTGGCTATGGCGCGGGCGGCGGGGATCATCATTAATTGGGATGATTTCTCCGATTTGTCGAACTGTATTCCTCAGCTTTGCCGAATTTATCCCAATGGCCCGGCGGATATTAATCATTTTCAGGCTGCAGGTGGCGTCGCGCTTTTAGTGCGGGAACTACTGCAGGGCGGTTTGCTGCATCCTGACGTTGAAACCGTGGCGGGCTTTGGCCTACGGCGTTATACCCAAGAGCCTTATCTCTCCGCGGGAGAACTGTTTTGGCGTGAAGGCGTGGCAAAATCTCTGGATCGAGCGGTGATTGCTGACTTATTGCAGCCTTTCGCCATTCACGGTGGTACCAAGGTGATGAGCGGTAATCTGGGAAGAGGGGTGATGAAAACCTCGGCGGTTCCTGCGGAATATCAGGTTATTGAAGGGCCAGCGCTAGTATTTGATAGTCAGCATCAGGTACAGCCTGCCTTTGATGCGGGATTGCTCAATCAGGATTGCGTGGTGGTGGTGCGTTATCAAGGGCCAAAAGCGGTAGGAATGCCGGAATTACATAAATTGATGCCACCGCTGGGCGTGTTATTGGATCGCGGCTTTAAAGTGGCTTTGGTGACCGATGGTCGATTGTCTGGCGCATCCGGGAAAGTCCCTGCGGCGATTCACGTTACGCCGGAGGCCTACTGTGGCGGACTGTTGGCAAAAATCCGCAGCGGCGATCGAGTACGAGTGAACGGGCATACCGGTGAGCTAACGCTGTTGGTCGATGAATCCGAGTTGGAGAGACGCCAACCCGAGGAGCCAGATTTATCCCGCTTTCATCTTGGCTGCGGGCGCGAGCTGTTCGGTGCGTTACGGGAAAGCTTATCCGGTGCCGAGCAGGGAGCCTGTTGTATTCGATTTTAG
- a CDS encoding cytochrome c, protein MKKRIGAFLLSLSFISAAALAADNASLSQQEWIHKGEQVAIASDCQACHTKPEGGTPYAGGYGISSPMGVIYSTNITPSKAAGIGNYTEEQFARAVRDGIRSDGSHLYPAMPYTSYTRLSGEDIKALYAYFMHGVAAVDEENIPTELPFPFNMRFAMIGWNMMFLDKGRFEPDASQSEQWNRGAYLVNGPGHCDTCHTPRNLLMGENHGKAFAGGMVGPWYAPNITSDPVSGIGGWSNEQLVEYLATGRTKGKNQAAGGMAEAVQNSLQYLPKEDLLAIAVYLKSTKPVRDPLDRQAADQFGQPVNVEEGLRGLHPATANHTQDTGAALFSGNCASCHQPDGSGSKNQAYPSLFNNTATGSSNPANLISAMLFGVDRKVGNEHVLMPNFGPESYVNYLNDKEIALIANYVLQNYGNPQVSVSEADVAELRAGGPVPLLAKLQPYMAPAMVVGVLVLIALIFVLGRKRKITK, encoded by the coding sequence ATGAAAAAACGAATCGGCGCTTTCTTGCTTTCTCTCTCTTTCATCAGCGCAGCGGCGCTGGCAGCGGACAATGCTTCTCTCAGCCAGCAGGAATGGATTCACAAGGGCGAGCAAGTCGCCATTGCCTCTGACTGTCAGGCTTGCCACACCAAGCCCGAAGGCGGTACACCTTACGCTGGCGGCTACGGTATCAGCTCGCCGATGGGCGTGATTTACTCCACCAATATCACGCCGTCCAAAGCTGCCGGTATTGGCAACTACACCGAAGAACAGTTCGCCCGAGCAGTACGCGACGGCATTCGGTCTGACGGTAGTCATTTGTATCCCGCCATGCCTTATACCTCCTACACACGCCTGAGCGGCGAGGATATTAAGGCGCTGTACGCCTACTTTATGCACGGCGTTGCAGCGGTGGATGAGGAAAATATCCCGACGGAATTGCCTTTCCCGTTCAATATGCGCTTTGCCATGATCGGCTGGAACATGATGTTCCTCGACAAAGGCCGTTTTGAACCTGACGCTAGCCAAAGTGAACAATGGAATCGCGGCGCTTATCTGGTGAACGGCCCCGGCCACTGTGACACCTGCCATACGCCTCGTAATCTGCTGATGGGCGAAAACCACGGCAAAGCTTTCGCCGGTGGCATGGTTGGGCCTTGGTATGCGCCAAATATTACTTCAGATCCAGTGAGTGGTATTGGCGGCTGGAGCAATGAGCAGCTCGTGGAATATTTGGCTACCGGTCGTACCAAGGGTAAAAATCAGGCGGCGGGTGGCATGGCGGAAGCGGTACAAAACAGCCTGCAATATTTACCCAAAGAAGACCTGCTGGCGATTGCGGTTTACCTGAAAAGTACCAAGCCGGTACGCGACCCGCTGGATAGGCAGGCGGCAGACCAGTTTGGCCAACCGGTTAATGTGGAGGAAGGATTGCGCGGCCTGCATCCGGCGACCGCCAATCATACGCAGGATACCGGTGCGGCATTATTTAGCGGTAACTGCGCCAGTTGTCATCAACCGGACGGTAGCGGCAGCAAAAATCAGGCTTATCCATCCCTGTTCAATAACACCGCTACCGGTTCCAGCAATCCGGCGAACCTGATTTCTGCCATGTTATTCGGTGTCGATCGAAAAGTGGGAAATGAACATGTGTTGATGCCTAACTTTGGCCCGGAATCCTACGTCAATTATTTGAATGACAAAGAGATTGCGTTGATTGCCAATTACGTTTTACAGAATTACGGCAATCCGCAGGTGAGCGTTAGCGAGGCTGATGTCGCTGAGTTGCGCGCCGGTGGGCCGGTTCCGCTGCTGGCGAAACTACAGCCTTATATGGCCCCGGCTATGGTTGTGGGCGTATTGGTGTTAATCGCGCTGATTTTTGTATTAGGCCGAAAACGCAAAATCACAAAATAA
- a CDS encoding GMC family oxidoreductase, giving the protein MKKPIFSANGDASADVIIVGSGIVGGMMADQLVSQGYSVLVLEAGLRISRGQAVENWRNMPFDNRTGSDYQGLYPQSKYATAPLYFPENNYVELSGPSAGSFKQGYLRTVGGTTWHWAASCWRHVPNDFQMKTLYDVGRDWPISYDELEPYYCRAEDEIGVAGPNDPAKQSPSERSKPYPMDSVPWAYGDTRFAEVVNPHGYNSVPIPQGRSTRPWEGRPTCCGNNNCQPICPIGAMYNGIHHIERAEMKGAAVLAEAVVYKIDTDEDNQVTAVHWLDNQKQSHKATGKTFALACNGIETPRLLLIAANEKNPNGIANSSDQVGRNMMDHSGFHCTFLAKEPLWLGRGPAQSSCLVGPRDGEFRKDYSANKMILNNINRVLPATQQALEMGLVGKELDEEIRRRAAYGADLSISLEPLPDPENRLTLSKTRTDAHGLPCPDIYYDVGDYVRQGAEAAHKQLEHIGQLFEADEFKITTSLNANNHIMGGTIMGSDPKDSVVDGNCRTFDHANLWLPGGSAIPSASVVNSTLTMAALGLKAADDMARSMAGK; this is encoded by the coding sequence ATGAAAAAACCTATTTTCAGCGCCAATGGTGACGCCTCTGCCGACGTTATCATCGTTGGCTCCGGTATTGTCGGTGGCATGATGGCCGACCAATTAGTCAGCCAAGGCTACTCGGTATTAGTATTGGAAGCCGGTCTGCGCATCAGCCGCGGTCAGGCCGTAGAAAACTGGCGTAATATGCCGTTTGATAACCGTACTGGCTCGGATTATCAAGGGCTTTATCCGCAGTCAAAATATGCCACCGCGCCGCTGTATTTCCCGGAAAATAATTACGTCGAACTCAGCGGCCCAAGCGCCGGTAGCTTTAAACAAGGTTATTTACGCACCGTCGGCGGCACCACTTGGCATTGGGCCGCATCTTGCTGGCGTCACGTTCCCAACGATTTCCAGATGAAAACGCTATACGACGTGGGGCGCGATTGGCCGATTTCTTATGACGAACTGGAACCCTACTATTGCCGTGCAGAAGACGAAATTGGCGTAGCCGGGCCGAACGATCCGGCTAAACAATCTCCGTCTGAACGCAGTAAACCTTATCCGATGGATAGTGTGCCTTGGGCTTACGGCGATACTCGCTTTGCCGAAGTGGTTAACCCTCACGGCTATAATTCGGTGCCCATTCCGCAGGGACGCAGTACCCGCCCGTGGGAAGGCCGCCCGACCTGCTGCGGTAACAATAACTGCCAACCGATCTGCCCAATTGGTGCCATGTATAACGGTATCCATCACATCGAACGCGCAGAAATGAAAGGCGCGGCGGTACTGGCGGAAGCGGTGGTCTACAAAATTGATACCGATGAGGATAATCAGGTTACCGCCGTACACTGGCTGGATAACCAGAAACAATCTCATAAAGCCACGGGGAAAACCTTCGCATTAGCCTGTAACGGGATTGAAACGCCCCGACTACTGCTGATCGCGGCGAATGAGAAAAACCCGAACGGTATCGCCAACTCTTCCGATCAGGTCGGCCGCAACATGATGGACCACTCCGGTTTTCACTGTACGTTTTTGGCCAAAGAACCGCTGTGGCTAGGCCGCGGCCCGGCGCAAAGCAGTTGCCTGGTTGGCCCACGGGACGGCGAGTTCCGTAAAGATTATTCGGCTAACAAGATGATTCTCAACAATATCAACCGGGTTTTGCCTGCGACTCAGCAAGCGCTGGAGATGGGCCTAGTCGGCAAGGAACTGGATGAGGAAATCCGCCGCCGAGCGGCTTACGGCGCTGATTTGTCGATCAGCCTGGAACCGCTGCCCGATCCGGAAAACCGTCTGACACTGAGCAAAACCCGCACAGATGCCCACGGCTTGCCGTGCCCGGATATTTATTACGATGTCGGTGACTACGTACGTCAGGGTGCCGAGGCCGCGCACAAACAGCTGGAGCATATCGGCCAACTGTTTGAAGCCGATGAATTCAAAATCACCACCAGTCTGAATGCCAACAACCATATTATGGGTGGAACAATTATGGGCAGCGATCCGAAGGATTCGGTAGTGGATGGAAACTGTCGAACCTTCGATCACGCCAACCTATGGTTACCGGGCGGTAGCGCCATTCCCTCTGCCAGCGTGGTAAATAGCACCCTGACTATGGCGGCGCTGGGTTTGAAAGCAGCCGACGATATGGCTCGTTCAATGGCGGGCAAATGA